In the Ensifer adhaerens genome, one interval contains:
- a CDS encoding RraA family protein, which produces MSQPYKIEKQPEAIPDALRTLLDGVETATIGHFEYLGFVGAGIAPVFPAKAIGTAVTVAAPGRDGAVIYTAIDLLSPGDVLVISRVDRDDVACVGGGVVAAARARGAVAIIVDGPCTDIEEIRASRFPVWCRGVSSKTTSRRHQIGGAINVPIACGGAAVLPGHAVLADTEGVFVADPSDMRRIADVALERQQRSLKLRPYLEAGHSIFELDRIV; this is translated from the coding sequence ATGTCCCAGCCTTACAAGATTGAAAAACAGCCGGAAGCGATACCGGACGCACTGCGAACCCTGCTTGATGGAGTCGAAACCGCAACCATCGGCCACTTCGAATATCTTGGATTTGTTGGGGCAGGAATTGCGCCGGTCTTTCCGGCCAAGGCAATTGGAACGGCAGTCACGGTCGCCGCGCCCGGCCGCGATGGAGCCGTCATCTATACGGCAATCGATCTGCTCAGCCCGGGAGATGTTCTCGTCATCTCCCGGGTCGACCGGGACGACGTGGCCTGCGTCGGCGGCGGTGTCGTTGCTGCTGCCCGAGCGCGTGGCGCCGTCGCCATTATCGTCGATGGTCCTTGCACCGACATCGAGGAGATCCGCGCCAGCCGGTTCCCGGTCTGGTGTCGCGGAGTCTCGTCCAAGACGACCAGCCGCCGGCACCAGATCGGTGGCGCGATCAATGTCCCGATCGCCTGCGGCGGGGCGGCCGTGCTGCCTGGGCATGCGGTCCTGGCAGATACGGAGGGTGTCTTCGTTGCCGATCCCTCCGATATGCGTCGCATCGCCGACGTCGCCCTCGAGCGCCAACAGCGCTCCCTTAAGCTCCGGCCCTACCTTGAGGCCGGCCATTCCATCTTCGAACTGGATCGGATCGTATAA